The following proteins are encoded in a genomic region of Candidatus Diapherotrites archaeon:
- a CDS encoding class I SAM-dependent methyltransferase, translating to MEKKKLWWRIRGLSELNVRFDSNIERVVESQLKKSGKIRILEIGFGEGRLLLDLQTLFPKNLELFGINFTKEHGMHQRSDFAKNAKIFGLKPIKKLPKPFFYDAGQGLHFKNRSIDVVLSQVAFHYVSDKARLLEEIWRVLTVGGIAFVHIETVGNDDTLPDFMEISHETPRFVIYKKGKIVKLSSIIKQCRKKGFDIKFIRPKGHERKPNLIMRKNTIKPLKLNLTFDPISTFNLTKIRGEDKHKTTGNGWWGTRSVYHTK from the coding sequence ATGGAGAAAAAGAAACTTTGGTGGCGGATTCGAGGACTTTCAGAATTGAATGTCCGATTTGATTCTAATATCGAACGTGTTGTCGAATCTCAATTGAAAAAATCAGGTAAAATACGAATTTTAGAAATTGGATTTGGAGAAGGTCGATTGCTCCTGGATTTGCAAACCTTATTTCCTAAAAATTTGGAATTATTTGGAATTAATTTTACAAAAGAACACGGAATGCACCAGCGAAGCGATTTTGCCAAGAATGCCAAAATATTTGGATTAAAACCCATCAAAAAATTACCTAAACCATTTTTTTATGATGCGGGGCAAGGATTACATTTCAAAAATAGATCCATTGATGTTGTTCTAAGCCAGGTTGCCTTTCATTATGTCTCAGATAAAGCCCGCTTGTTAGAAGAAATTTGGAGAGTGCTCACGGTTGGCGGTATCGCTTTTGTCCACATTGAAACAGTCGGAAATGATGATACGTTGCCCGATTTTATGGAAATTTCTCACGAAACGCCCCGTTTTGTAATCTACAAAAAAGGAAAAATAGTTAAATTATCTTCGATCATTAAACAATGCCGGAAAAAAGGGTTTGATATCAAATTTATTCGTCCAAAAGGGCATGAACGAAAACCAAACCTGATAATGAGAAAGAACACCATCAAGCCATTGAAGCTGAATCTCACGTTTGACCCGATTTCAACATTCAATTTGACTAAAATAAGAGGCGAAGACAAGCACAAAACAACCGGGAACGGCTGGTGGGGAACTCGAAGCGTTTACCATACAAAATGA
- a CDS encoding RIO1 family regulatory kinase/ATPase, which yields MIFQPTLNIAQEAWLAEKGGTQFLFHARGKSAGIWRVQVDNHFLAAKAEHALSTRPRMVEREAENLRAANAKGIGPRLRAHDPSSRILLMEWVDGIPLGEWLDRDAPEWEWHPVLRDLFTQAHQLDTMGLDHGQLGGKLHNILIRPDGRPCILDFEKAVWKERPHNVSKLHHVLLSGKTQYSLRVRERLGIV from the coding sequence ATGATATTCCAGCCCACGCTCAACATAGCCCAGGAAGCCTGGTTGGCGGAAAAAGGAGGCACCCAATTCCTTTTTCATGCACGCGGGAAGAGCGCGGGCATCTGGCGCGTTCAGGTGGACAACCATTTTTTGGCGGCCAAGGCCGAGCACGCGTTATCCACGCGTCCCCGAATGGTGGAGCGGGAGGCTGAAAACCTCCGGGCCGCGAATGCCAAAGGAATAGGACCTCGTCTCCGGGCGCATGACCCTTCCTCCCGTATCCTTCTCATGGAATGGGTGGATGGCATTCCATTGGGGGAGTGGTTAGACAGAGACGCTCCTGAATGGGAATGGCACCCAGTTCTGCGGGATCTGTTCACGCAAGCGCATCAGTTGGACACGATGGGATTGGACCATGGTCAACTGGGCGGGAAGCTCCATAACATCCTCATACGACCTGATGGCCGCCCGTGTATCCTCGATTTTGAGAAAGCCGTCTGGAAAGAACGCCCGCACAACGTGTCCAAGCTCCATCATGTGTTGCTAAGCGGGAAAACCCAATACTCATTGCGCGTGCGCGAGCGTCTGGGGATTGTATAA